A region of the Deltaproteobacteria bacterium genome:
ACCTCGAAGTCCTGGACGCGCAGAAGGATCTGTTCCCGGCCCAGACGCTCCTCGCGCAGACCGACCGCGCGCGTCTGATCGCGATCGTGCAGATCTACCGCGCGCTCGGGGGCGGCTGGTCGCAGTACACCTCGCCGCAACCCGCACCCGCGGCGCCCTGAGATCAGGCCGAGAGCCGCTCGCAGAGATCCCAGAGCCGCGCCGCGGCGGCGACGTCGCAGGCCGCGTCTCGGGGCGCAAGGCGCATGCGGCCGTGGACGTTGTGCCAGTAGCCGCCGCTCTCCATGTCGGGCTGAGTGGCGCAGACGAGAGGCATCTGCGCGCCGCGCTCCGCCGAGAGGAAGAAGCGCCGCTTGAACGCGCGCTCGAGCGCGCTTCCGGCGCCGCCGAGGCCGGTCGCGACCACGCCGGGGTGGACCGCGCGCACCTCGAGCGCTGACGCGCGCAGGCTCAGCTCCGACGCGATCCACAGGTTGCCGAGCTTGCTGCGGCAGTAGGCCCGCATTCCACCGAAGGCGCCGCCGTACGCGAAATCCGGCGTGCAGTCCGACTCGAGCACGTAGATGTCCCCGGTCACCACGACGACGCGCGCCGCCGGAAGCAGCCCACGCCGTTCGAGATCGCGGCGCAGCGCGAAGTGCGCGAGCACGTTCACGCCGAAGGCGATCTCGTGGCCCTGGCGCGTGCGCGCGAGCTCGCGCGGCCAGACGCCCGCGTTCTCGACCAGCAGGTCCACGGGACGTCCCGCAAGCAAGGCCGCGATCGCCGCGGCGCCGGATCGAACCGACTCGAGATCCTCGAGGTCCATCGCGACCTGATCCACTCGCGCCTCGCCCTGCGCCGCCGCGCGGAGCTCGCCCGCCACGCGCGCACCCTTCTCGGGATTCCGGCAGGGAAGGATCAGAGCCGCGCCACGTTGCGCGAGGCCGCGGGCGATCTCGAGCCCGATGCCGCCGGTCGCGCCGGTGACGATCGCGGTCCGCCCGTCGAGGCGCGGCGTCATGGGACACATCGGCGTGTGCCGCTCCTGGCTGCGCAGACCACCGAGCATGCGACGCCAGGCGCTCGGGGGCGCGCGGTGATCCGGGATCTGCATCGCATCGATTCTCGGGCCCGGACCCTGTGCTCACAACCCGATCGTCCGAACGTCTCAAGACTTGCCGAGGCAGGCGGGGGCAGCGATGGTGCACTCTCGAATCCAGGAGGCCGGCCGTGGCAGAGAAGGTGCCCAAGGCAGCGCGCGAGTTCTCGCGTCCCTACCGCGTGTCGAGCGGAAAGAAGTTCCGGCTGAAGGACGTCGATCCGGACGACACCGCTCACCTCGAGACGAACGAGAACGCGGCGGAGTACCTGGCGCGCGGCGTCGAGATCCTCGCCGACCTGCAGGAGC
Encoded here:
- a CDS encoding SDR family NAD(P)-dependent oxidoreductase: MQIPDHRAPPSAWRRMLGGLRSQERHTPMCPMTPRLDGRTAIVTGATGGIGLEIARGLAQRGAALILPCRNPEKGARVAGELRAAAQGEARVDQVAMDLEDLESVRSGAAAIAALLAGRPVDLLVENAGVWPRELARTRQGHEIAFGVNVLAHFALRRDLERRGLLPAARVVVVTGDIYVLESDCTPDFAYGGAFGGMRAYCRSKLGNLWIASELSLRASALEVRAVHPGVVATGLGGAGSALERAFKRRFFLSAERGAQMPLVCATQPDMESGGYWHNVHGRMRLAPRDAACDVAAAARLWDLCERLSA